A region of Mesoplodon densirostris isolate mMesDen1 chromosome 11, mMesDen1 primary haplotype, whole genome shotgun sequence DNA encodes the following proteins:
- the AMIGO2 gene encoding amphoterin-induced protein 2: MSLRLHALPTLPGVVRPGCRELLCLLVITVTASRGASGVCPTACICATDIVSCTNKNLSKVPGNLFRLIKRLDLSYNRIGLLDSEWIPVSFVKLNTLIIRHNNITSISMDSFATTPNLQCLDLSSNKLKTVKSAVFQELKVLEVLLLYNNHISYLDPSAFGGLSQLQKLYLSGNFLTQFPMDLYVGRFKLAELMFLDVSYNRIPSLPMHHINLVPGKQLRGIYLHGNPFVCDCSLYSLLIFWYRRHFSSVMDFKNDYTCRLWSDARHFHQVLLLQDSFMNCSDSIINGSFRALGFIHEAQVGERLIVHCDSKTGNVNTDFMWVGPDNRVLEPDKEIENFHIFPNGSLVIESPRFEDAGVYSCVAMNRQRLLNETVDITINVSNFTVNRSHAHEAFNTAFTTLAACVASIVLVLLYLYLTPCPCKCKPKRRRNMLNQSNAHASILTPGPESDAPADERKAGAGKRVVFLEPLKDTATGQNGKVRLFPSETVIAEGILKSTRVKSDSDSVNSVFSDTPFVAST; encoded by the coding sequence ATGTCTTTACGTTTACACGCACTGCCCACCCTGCCTGGAGTTGTCAGACCGGGCTGCAGGGAACTGCTGTGTTTGTTGGTGATCACGGTGACTGCGAGCCGTGGGGCCTCCGGGGTGTGCCCCACCGCTTGCATCTGTGCCACTGACATCGTCAGCTGCACCAACAAAAACCTGTCCAAGGTGCCTGGGAACCTTTTCAGACTGATCAAGAGACTGGATCTGAGTTATAACAGAATTGGGCTTCTGGATTCTGAGTGGATTCCGGTATCGTTTGTAAAGCTGAACACCCTCATTATTCGGCATAACAACATCACAAGCATTTCTATGGACAGTTTTGCCACCACTCCAAATCTGCAGTGTCTTGACTTATCATCCAACAAGCTGAAGACTGTGAAAAGTGCAGTGTTCCAGGAGTTGAAGGTTCTGGAAGTGCTCCTGCTTTACAACAATCACATTTCCTATCTCGACCCTTCAGCGTTTGGAGGGCTCTCCCAACTGCAAAAACTCTACTTAAGTGGAAACTTTCTCACGCAGTTTCCCATGGATTTGTACGTTGGAAGGTTCAAGCTGGCAGAACTGATGTTTCTAGATGTTTCTTATAACCGGATCCCCTCCCTGCCGATGCATCATATAAATTTAGTGCCAGGAAAGCAGCTGAGAGGCATCTACCTTCATGGAAACCCATTTGTCTGTGACTGTTCCCTTTACTCGTTGCTGATCTTTTGGTATCGTAGGCACTTCAGCTCAGTGATGGATTTTAAGAATGATTATACCTGTCGCTTGTGGTCTGACGCTAGGCACTTCCATCAGGTGCTTCTGCTCCAGGATAGCTTTATGAACTGCTCTGACAGTATCATCAATGGTTCCTTCCGTGCCCTTGGCTTTATTCATGAGGCTCAAGTGGGGGAAAGGCTGATTGTCCACTGTGATAGCAAGACTGGTAACGTGAATACCGATTTCATGTGGGTCGGTCCAGATAACAGAGTGCTGGAGCCcgataaagagatagaaaacttTCACATATTTCCCAATGGAAGTCTGGTTATAGAAAGTCCTCGTTTTGAGGATGCTGGAGTGTATTCCTGTGTTGCAATGAATCGGCAACGTCTGTTAAATGAAACTGTGGATATCACAATAAACGTGAGCAATTTCACCGTAAACAGATCCCATGCTCACGAGGCATTTAACACAGCTTTTACCACTCTTGCAGCCTGTGTGGCCAGCATTGTTTTGGTACTTCTGTACCTCTATCTGACACCGTGTCCCTGCAAATGTAAACCCAAGAGACGAAGAAATATGCTAAACCAAAGCAATGCCCATGCATCTATTCTCACTCCTGGCCCTGAAAGCGATGCCCCCGCCGATGAACGGAAGGCAGGGGCTGGGAAAAGAGTGGTGTTTTTGGAACCCCTGAAGGATACTGCAACAGGGCAGAATGGGAAAGTCAGGCTCTTTCCCAGTGAAACGGTCATAGCTGAGGGCATCTTAAAGTCCACGAGGGTGAAATCTGACTCAGATTCAGTCAATTCAGTGTTTTCAGACACACCCTTTGTGGCGTCCACTTAA